Within the Thermosynechococcus sichuanensis E542 genome, the region CTGTGTCTGGAGTAGATATTCTCACCGTCCGCCATGCCTACGATACCCAACAGCGGGAAGCCCTCCAAGAGCTGCAACAGGATATTCTGGCTCGCACCCGGCGCGGCGACATTATTCGCGCCAAAACCTTTCGCCAGCGCCAATACATCCAAGCGATTCGCAGCCACACACTCACCTTTGGCATTGGGCCAGCGGGCACCGGCAAAACCTTCTTGGCTACTGTTCTAGCCGTCCAAGCCCTACTGTCCGGTACCTATGAGCGGTTGATTTTGACACGGCCTGCGGTGGAAGCGGGTGAGCGGCTCGGCTTTTTGCCAGGAGATTTACAGCAAAAAATTGATCCCTATTTGCGTCCCCTCTACGATGCCCTCTACGAGCTAGTGGAGCCGGAGAAAATTAGCAACCTGATGGAGCGGGGGGTGATTGAAGTGGCACCCTTAGCCTATATGCGGGGGCGTACCCTGAATAATGCCTTTGTCATCCTCGATGAGGCACAGAACACTACCCCTGCCCAGATGAAAATGGTGTTGACCCGTATTGGTTTTAACTCCTGCTTGGTGGTAACGGGGGACTTAACGCAAACGGATTTACCAGAACACCAAACCTCTGGCCTCAGTGTGGCCACGAAAATTCTCAAAGATGTCGAAGGGATTGCGTTTTGTTATTTAACCAAGGGGGATGTGATTCGCCATCCCCTTGTCGAGCGAATTATTGATGCCTACGATCGCCATGAGCAGGCACTCCTCACTAAGCCAAAAGAGCGCGCATCTGGGCGTAGCGATCGCTCAGCCAAGGCCAATTAACCACCTGCCACCAAGCCTCTAGGTACTGATCGCGACGGTTGCGATAGGTCAGGTAGTAGGCATGCTCCCACAAATCATTGCCCAAGATCGGCACTTGCCCTTCCATCAGCGGAGAATCTTGGTTCAGCGTGGTGGTAATGGCCAGATTCCCTTGGGGCGTCAGCACAAGCCAGACCCAGCCACTGCCAAAGTGCTTGAGACCTGCCTGCTGAAACTGGGTTTGAAACTCTGCGAATGAGCCAAAGGTGGCTGCAATTGCTGTGGCCAACTCCCCCGTGGGTTCACCGCCACCATTGGGTGCCATACTTTGCCAAAAAAGGGAATGGTTGGCATGGCCGCCGCCATGGTTGCGCACGGTTTGTTGGATGGCGGTGGGTAGTTGGCGAATGTGGCGCAGTAAATCCTCAATGGGTAGCCCCTGCCATTGCCGGTAGGGCGTCAGTGCCTTGTTCAACGTCTTCACATAGGCCGCATGGTGTTTGTCGTGGTGCAGATGCATCGTCTCCGCATCAATCACCGGCTCTAGGGCATCGTAGTCGTAGGGCAGAGGCGGCAGTGTATAAATGTCTGACGGGTCACCTTCAGCCACGGCTGGGCGCGATCGCAACCAGAGTGTAGCGGCACTGCCGACGAGAAGGCCGAGGGTTTGACGACGGGTTAGGGGCATAGCGAGTACGTCAACTGTTAGATGTTCCCCCTAATAGTCTAAGTCCCTCAGGACTATTCTTGGCGCAGCAGGAGTTGTTGAGCTTGGCTGGGTGTTAAGAGTTGGCCATCCACTTCAATTTGCAGCACCTTGTCAGAGGCGGGTTGCAGCGTCGTACTGGC harbors:
- a CDS encoding superoxide dismutase, which encodes MPLTRRQTLGLLVGSAATLWLRSRPAVAEGDPSDIYTLPPLPYDYDALEPVIDAETMHLHHDKHHAAYVKTLNKALTPYRQWQGLPIEDLLRHIRQLPTAIQQTVRNHGGGHANHSLFWQSMAPNGGGEPTGELATAIAATFGSFAEFQTQFQQAGLKHFGSGWVWLVLTPQGNLAITTTLNQDSPLMEGQVPILGNDLWEHAYYLTYRNRRDQYLEAWWQVVNWPWLSDRYAQMRALLA
- a CDS encoding PhoH family protein, with protein sequence MTTRESLTIDLHSTESAIALVGEQEANLRIFAAQTGATLVLRGRDLYITGTPAQIQLCQQLIQDLGTLWREGRPVSGVDILTVRHAYDTQQREALQELQQDILARTRRGDIIRAKTFRQRQYIQAIRSHTLTFGIGPAGTGKTFLATVLAVQALLSGTYERLILTRPAVEAGERLGFLPGDLQQKIDPYLRPLYDALYELVEPEKISNLMERGVIEVAPLAYMRGRTLNNAFVILDEAQNTTPAQMKMVLTRIGFNSCLVVTGDLTQTDLPEHQTSGLSVATKILKDVEGIAFCYLTKGDVIRHPLVERIIDAYDRHEQALLTKPKERASGRSDRSAKAN